A portion of the Leifsonia sp. EB41 genome contains these proteins:
- a CDS encoding ATP-dependent Clp protease ATP-binding subunit, translated as MPENFTPESGSENSFDEFLSRYLAGERARAARSIDISRFLSRRTQELLAEAGRYALEHGHRELDALHILRVMAGQEPASDAMRRIGVDPTAVADAAEQRLPASGESIDADGAAITASAQRVLFHAYQVARASGATYIDPEHLFFALVIGQDAPAGQVLQAAGVTPDALTNAMRQSATVGAGAQEAAEPAGDSETPMLDQFGTDLTELARDGKLDPVIGRLDEIEQTVEILSRRTKNNPVLVGEAGVGKTAIVEGLARAIVAGEVPEQLLEKKVVALDLAGMVAGTRYRGDFEERLTKLMDEISAGKDELIVFVDELHTVVGAGGSGESGGMDAGNILKPRLSRGDLHLVGATTLKEYRRIEKDPALERRFQPVMVGEPSVEDAVLILDGLRAAYEEHHAVTYTPEAIRAAVELSNRYISDRFLPDKAIDLIDQAGARLRLSLGKRVDASELMQRLATLESEKNSAVAAEHYEEASRLRDEMEAVQHGIDELGKAPRHAAEAVVDEVEIAAIVSRATGIPVSRIGDADRERLAALESELHARVIGQDDAVTVVAKAVRRNRTGLGDERRPVGSFLFLGPTGVGKTELAKSLAESLFGDDKAMIRFDMSEFGERHTVARLVGAPPGYVGYDEAGQLTERVRRNPYSVVLFDEIEKAHPDVFNLLLQVLDDGRLTDGQGRTVDFRNTVVIMTSNLGSEFLASRSGALGFVPVGSGGFASDKDIRDRVMGKLREAMRPEFLNRIDEIVLFRKLDAEQLRDIVRLLLQATAARLAHRFIGFEVTDAAVEWIAEAGYEPEYGARPLRRVIQREVDDRIAELMVAGSVADGGTVLVDAVDGALQVHPRAVYAAAA; from the coding sequence GTGCCCGAGAACTTCACCCCTGAGAGCGGCAGCGAGAACTCGTTCGACGAGTTCCTCTCGCGCTACCTCGCGGGCGAGCGCGCCCGTGCCGCGCGCTCCATCGACATCAGCCGGTTCCTCAGCCGGCGCACGCAGGAACTCCTCGCCGAGGCGGGCCGTTACGCGCTCGAGCACGGCCACCGCGAGCTCGACGCCCTGCACATCCTCCGCGTGATGGCCGGGCAGGAGCCCGCGTCCGACGCCATGCGCCGCATCGGCGTCGACCCGACCGCGGTCGCCGACGCCGCCGAGCAGCGCCTCCCCGCCTCCGGCGAGTCCATCGACGCTGACGGCGCCGCGATCACGGCGTCCGCCCAGCGCGTGCTGTTCCACGCCTACCAGGTGGCCCGCGCCTCCGGTGCGACCTACATCGACCCTGAGCACCTCTTCTTCGCTCTCGTGATCGGTCAGGACGCGCCCGCCGGGCAGGTCCTCCAGGCCGCCGGCGTCACCCCGGACGCCCTCACCAACGCCATGCGGCAGTCCGCCACGGTCGGCGCGGGAGCCCAGGAGGCCGCAGAGCCGGCCGGCGACTCCGAGACCCCGATGCTCGACCAGTTCGGCACCGACCTGACCGAGCTCGCGCGCGACGGCAAGCTGGACCCGGTCATCGGCCGGCTCGACGAGATCGAGCAGACCGTCGAGATCCTCTCCCGCCGGACCAAGAACAATCCCGTCCTGGTCGGCGAGGCCGGCGTCGGCAAGACCGCGATCGTGGAGGGCCTGGCCCGCGCGATCGTCGCCGGCGAGGTGCCAGAGCAGCTGCTCGAGAAGAAGGTGGTCGCGCTCGACCTCGCCGGAATGGTCGCGGGCACCCGCTACCGCGGAGACTTCGAGGAGCGGCTCACGAAGCTCATGGACGAGATCAGCGCGGGCAAGGACGAGCTGATCGTGTTCGTGGACGAGCTGCACACCGTGGTCGGCGCCGGAGGCTCCGGCGAGTCCGGCGGCATGGACGCGGGCAACATCCTCAAGCCGCGCCTGTCGCGCGGCGACCTCCACCTGGTGGGGGCCACCACGCTCAAGGAGTACCGCCGCATCGAGAAGGACCCGGCGCTGGAGCGCCGCTTCCAGCCGGTGATGGTCGGCGAGCCGAGCGTCGAGGACGCCGTGCTCATCCTGGACGGCCTGCGCGCCGCGTACGAGGAGCACCACGCCGTCACGTACACGCCGGAGGCGATCCGCGCGGCGGTGGAGCTGTCCAACCGCTACATCTCCGACCGGTTCCTGCCCGACAAGGCGATCGACCTGATCGACCAGGCCGGCGCCCGGCTGCGGCTGTCGCTCGGCAAGCGCGTCGACGCGTCCGAGCTGATGCAGCGCCTGGCGACCCTGGAGTCCGAGAAGAACTCCGCCGTCGCCGCCGAGCACTACGAGGAGGCGTCCCGCCTGCGCGACGAGATGGAGGCCGTGCAGCACGGGATCGACGAGCTCGGGAAGGCCCCGCGCCACGCCGCAGAGGCGGTCGTGGACGAGGTCGAGATCGCGGCGATCGTCTCCCGGGCGACCGGCATCCCGGTGTCCCGCATCGGCGACGCCGACCGCGAGCGCCTCGCCGCGCTGGAGTCGGAGCTGCACGCGCGCGTCATCGGCCAGGACGACGCCGTGACCGTCGTCGCGAAGGCCGTGCGCCGCAACCGCACCGGCCTCGGCGACGAGCGCCGCCCGGTGGGCTCGTTCCTGTTCCTCGGCCCGACCGGCGTCGGCAAGACCGAGCTGGCCAAGTCGCTGGCGGAGTCGCTGTTCGGGGACGACAAGGCGATGATCCGGTTCGACATGAGCGAGTTCGGCGAGCGCCACACTGTCGCCCGTCTGGTCGGCGCCCCTCCCGGATACGTCGGCTACGACGAGGCCGGCCAGCTCACCGAGCGCGTGCGCCGCAACCCGTACTCGGTGGTGCTGTTCGACGAGATCGAGAAGGCGCACCCCGACGTGTTCAACCTGCTGCTGCAGGTTCTGGACGACGGTCGCCTGACCGACGGCCAGGGCCGAACGGTCGACTTCCGCAACACGGTCGTCATCATGACCTCCAACCTGGGCTCGGAGTTCCTGGCCTCGCGCAGCGGCGCCCTCGGCTTCGTGCCGGTCGGCTCGGGCGGGTTCGCCTCCGACAAGGACATCCGCGACCGGGTGATGGGCAAGCTTCGGGAGGCCATGCGTCCCGAGTTCCTGAACCGCATCGACGAGATCGTGCTGTTCCGCAAGCTGGACGCCGAGCAGCTCCGCGACATCGTCCGCCTGCTGCTGCAGGCGACGGCGGCCCGGCTGGCGCACCGGTTCATCGGCTTCGAGGTGACGGACGCGGCCGTGGAGTGGATCGCGGAGGCCGGCTACGAGCCGGAGTACGGCGCCCGTCCGCTGCGCCGCGTCATCCAGCGCGAGGTGGACGACCGGATCGCCGAGCTGATGGTGGCGGGCAGCGTCGCGGACGGCGGGACCGTCCTGGTCGACGCCGTCGACGGGGCGCTGCAGGTGCACCCGCGGGCGGTGTACGCGGCGGCGGCGTAG
- a CDS encoding DedA family protein encodes MTPHALAAAGVLVHTGLLDPQGLIQAAGPWALLGICAIVFAETGLLLGFFLPGDTLLFFAGVLTLTGHIPQPLWLVIVAVAIAATAGGEVGYLIGRKSGPAVFDRRESGVFSRASVARTQGFFDKYGSGAVVVARFVPVVRTFAPVAAGVGRMRHGVFSLFNVIGAAVWAAAVTLIGFGLGHIPGVADFVSKYLDIVLIGIVVISVGPVLVRAIALRRRKSRVEKSRVES; translated from the coding sequence ATGACCCCCCACGCACTGGCCGCCGCCGGCGTCCTCGTCCATACCGGCCTCCTCGACCCGCAGGGCCTCATCCAGGCCGCAGGTCCCTGGGCGCTGCTCGGCATCTGCGCGATCGTCTTCGCCGAGACCGGCTTGCTGCTCGGCTTCTTCCTGCCCGGCGACACCCTGCTGTTCTTCGCGGGCGTGCTCACGCTCACCGGGCACATCCCGCAGCCGCTCTGGCTGGTGATCGTGGCCGTCGCCATCGCCGCGACCGCGGGAGGCGAGGTCGGCTACCTGATCGGCCGGAAGTCCGGGCCGGCCGTGTTCGATCGGCGCGAGTCCGGGGTGTTCAGCCGGGCGAGCGTCGCGCGCACGCAGGGATTCTTCGACAAGTACGGCAGCGGCGCTGTCGTGGTCGCCCGCTTCGTGCCCGTGGTCCGCACCTTCGCGCCGGTCGCGGCCGGGGTCGGCCGGATGCGCCACGGCGTCTTCAGCCTCTTCAACGTGATCGGCGCCGCGGTCTGGGCCGCCGCCGTCACGCTCATCGGCTTCGGCCTCGGCCACATCCCGGGCGTCGCGGACTTCGTGTCGAAGTACCTGGACATCGTGCTCATCGGGATCGTCGTGATCTCGGTCGGACCGGTGCTGGTGCGGGCGATCGCGCTGCGGCGGCGGAAGTCGCGCGTCGAGAAGTCGCGCGTCGAGTCGTAA
- a CDS encoding SDR family oxidoreductase — translation MDITGNTVFIPGATSGIGLALAVALHERGNTVIVGGRRTELLERIAAEHLGIDTVRIDTADAGSIREAADSVLAAHPDLNVLVTMAGIMRAEDWHRPEAFLTSAESIVTTNVLGPIRLIAAFVEHLQTRPDATIVTVSSGLAFTPLKVTPSYNASKAAIHMLSESIRLQLADTSVSVVELEPPAVRTALMPGQEESDFAMPLDEFVAEVMELIETQPDATELQVERVKFLRYGEARGDYDRVVEILNGSDPHARESAA, via the coding sequence ATGGACATCACAGGGAACACCGTCTTCATCCCCGGCGCCACCAGCGGCATCGGGCTCGCCCTCGCCGTCGCCCTCCATGAGCGCGGCAACACCGTCATCGTCGGAGGCCGCCGCACCGAGCTGCTCGAACGGATCGCCGCCGAGCACCTCGGCATCGACACCGTGCGCATCGACACCGCCGACGCCGGGAGCATCCGGGAGGCCGCGGACTCCGTGCTCGCCGCCCACCCGGACCTGAACGTGCTGGTCACGATGGCCGGCATCATGCGCGCGGAGGACTGGCATCGCCCTGAGGCGTTCCTCACCTCCGCCGAGTCGATCGTCACCACGAACGTGCTCGGGCCGATCCGCCTGATCGCCGCGTTCGTGGAGCACCTGCAGACCCGGCCGGACGCCACGATCGTGACGGTCTCCTCGGGCCTCGCGTTCACGCCGCTGAAGGTCACGCCGAGCTACAACGCCAGCAAGGCGGCCATCCACATGCTCAGCGAGAGCATCCGCCTGCAGCTCGCCGACACGTCGGTGAGCGTCGTGGAGCTGGAGCCGCCGGCGGTGCGCACCGCGCTGATGCCGGGCCAGGAGGAGAGCGACTTCGCGATGCCGCTGGACGAGTTCGTGGCGGAGGTCATGGAGCTGATCGAGACGCAGCCCGACGCGACCGAGCTGCAGGTGGAGCGGGTGAAGTTCCTCCGCTACGGCGAGGCCCGCGGCGACTACGACCGCGTGGTGGAGATCCTGAACGGCTCCGACCCGCACGCCCGCGAGTCGGCAGCGTAA
- a CDS encoding HD domain-containing protein has protein sequence MRLADIPAPDSAAARAALELATEYHTPSLLNHVLRSWLWAEGFATVEGLHGVDRELLYVSAVLHDIGIVPAFDNHTLAYEDAGGQVAKALTAGAGWPAARRTRAHEVIVRHNWPQVDPAVDPEGHLLEVATALDISGVRPDVLPVEFRREVVAAFPRLSLAAEFTACVTDQAERKPDTAARRIVDRGVAGKLLHNPLESLG, from the coding sequence ATGCGACTTGCCGACATCCCCGCGCCCGACTCCGCCGCGGCCCGCGCCGCGCTCGAGCTCGCCACCGAGTACCACACGCCGTCCCTGCTCAACCATGTGCTCCGGTCGTGGCTGTGGGCGGAGGGCTTCGCGACCGTCGAGGGCCTGCACGGCGTCGACCGCGAGCTGCTCTACGTGTCCGCCGTGCTCCACGACATCGGGATCGTGCCCGCGTTCGACAACCACACCCTCGCCTACGAGGACGCCGGCGGCCAGGTCGCGAAGGCGCTCACCGCGGGCGCGGGCTGGCCGGCCGCGCGCCGGACCCGCGCGCACGAGGTGATCGTGCGGCACAACTGGCCGCAGGTCGACCCGGCCGTCGATCCGGAGGGCCACCTGCTGGAGGTCGCGACCGCACTCGACATCTCCGGCGTGCGGCCCGACGTGCTGCCGGTGGAGTTCCGCCGGGAGGTCGTCGCCGCGTTCCCGCGGCTCAGCCTGGCCGCCGAGTTCACGGCGTGCGTGACCGACCAGGCCGAGCGCAAGCCGGACACCGCGGCGAGGCGGATCGTCGATCGCGGAGTCGCGGGCAAGCTGCTGCACAACCCGCTGGAGTCGCTCGGCTGA
- a CDS encoding transglycosylase domain-containing protein, translated as MALALVAAVLSTLFFLPGFLGAGVAAAAGISDFNKLPADLNIGQFAQNSTVYAKQGGNDVPIAQFYAQNRKDVAWAQVANVAKDAATSAEDPRFYSEGAVDLFGTVRGALSTVVGGGVQGGSSITQQYVKNVEVEHCEGLTDQKKVTACYNDAAGVTLQRKIQEMRYAVGLEKKYSKQDILLGYLNVVGFGGQVYGIEAASEYYFNTTAAQLTLPQAATLIAIVNNPSNLRIDEANNKDNGAANGYKLTKARRDYVLDRMYVNHKISLADRDAAKKTPIQPTITSTPSGCAIAQNVNAAYFCDYVRDVILNDPAYGKTSADRWTTLNRGGLKIYTTLNLDLQGAAQQAISKYVPSSRPDIDVGATNVSVEVGTGRIVTMVQNKTFNNTDQPQPGTTAVNYNTDEAYGGSQGFQTGSTFKAFDLAGWLEGGHSLYETIDASQHTFQMSDFSSTCGTVSGPPWPVSNDEGSASRLSVMQATAQSVNTAFAKMATKTDLCSILKAAQSLGVHPAKTGAQLNSYPSMILGTNNIAPLTMATAYAGIANGGTVCTPIAIDKVINADGTPHKVSPSTCTQGLQKNIASGITYALQGVMRGGGTAASANPYDGTPIMGKTGTTDDSLQNWMITSTTKVAQATWVGNVSGSVPLRSLDFNGIGGGNVKFSIAKPILKALDSFYGGDSFPKPDSSVLYGSQVTVPDVSGKTPDQATSLLQGLGLTVTVDQTPVPSDQPAGTVAGTNPSSGSTVDGGSSITIQISSGQNTSTPGPSTTPTPQPTGGLLGGGTGGGKGGGGGGNGG; from the coding sequence GTGGCGCTCGCGCTCGTCGCTGCGGTGCTCTCGACCTTGTTCTTTCTTCCGGGTTTCCTGGGAGCCGGCGTAGCGGCCGCTGCGGGCATCAGCGACTTCAACAAGCTGCCGGCCGACCTCAACATCGGGCAGTTCGCGCAGAACTCCACCGTGTACGCCAAGCAGGGCGGCAACGACGTCCCGATCGCGCAGTTCTACGCCCAGAACCGCAAGGACGTCGCGTGGGCCCAGGTCGCGAACGTCGCCAAGGACGCCGCCACCTCCGCCGAGGACCCCCGGTTCTACAGCGAGGGCGCCGTCGACCTGTTCGGCACGGTGCGCGGCGCGCTCTCCACCGTCGTCGGCGGGGGCGTGCAGGGCGGGTCCTCCATCACCCAGCAGTACGTCAAGAACGTCGAGGTCGAGCACTGCGAGGGCCTCACCGACCAGAAGAAGGTCACAGCCTGCTACAACGACGCGGCGGGCGTGACCCTGCAGCGCAAGATCCAGGAGATGCGGTACGCGGTCGGCCTGGAGAAGAAGTACAGCAAGCAGGACATCCTGCTCGGCTACCTCAACGTCGTCGGGTTCGGCGGCCAGGTCTACGGCATCGAGGCCGCGTCGGAGTACTACTTCAACACCACCGCCGCCCAGCTGACCCTCCCGCAGGCGGCGACCCTGATCGCGATCGTCAACAACCCGTCCAACCTGCGCATCGACGAGGCGAACAACAAGGACAACGGCGCCGCGAACGGCTACAAGCTCACCAAGGCCCGGCGCGACTACGTTCTCGACCGCATGTACGTGAACCACAAGATCTCGCTCGCCGACCGGGATGCCGCCAAGAAGACCCCCATCCAGCCGACGATCACGTCGACGCCGTCGGGCTGTGCCATCGCCCAGAACGTCAACGCCGCATACTTCTGCGACTACGTCCGCGACGTCATCCTCAACGACCCGGCGTACGGCAAGACCAGCGCCGACCGCTGGACGACGCTCAACCGCGGCGGGCTCAAGATCTACACGACCCTGAACCTCGACCTCCAGGGCGCGGCCCAGCAGGCGATCTCCAAGTACGTCCCGTCGTCGCGGCCCGACATCGACGTGGGCGCGACGAACGTGTCCGTCGAGGTCGGCACCGGGCGGATCGTCACGATGGTGCAGAACAAGACCTTCAACAACACAGACCAGCCGCAACCCGGCACGACGGCGGTGAACTACAACACCGACGAGGCCTACGGAGGCTCGCAGGGCTTCCAGACCGGTTCGACGTTCAAGGCGTTCGACCTCGCCGGCTGGCTGGAGGGCGGCCACAGTCTGTACGAGACGATCGACGCCTCCCAGCACACCTTCCAGATGTCCGACTTCTCCAGCACCTGCGGGACGGTCTCCGGCCCGCCGTGGCCGGTGTCCAACGACGAAGGCTCCGCGAGCCGGCTGTCGGTGATGCAGGCGACGGCGCAGTCCGTCAACACGGCGTTCGCCAAGATGGCCACCAAGACCGACCTCTGCTCCATCCTCAAGGCGGCGCAGAGCCTCGGCGTGCACCCGGCCAAGACCGGCGCGCAGCTCAACTCGTACCCGTCGATGATCCTCGGCACGAACAACATCGCGCCGCTGACCATGGCGACGGCGTACGCGGGCATCGCGAACGGCGGCACGGTGTGCACCCCGATCGCGATCGACAAGGTGATCAACGCCGACGGGACCCCGCACAAGGTGAGCCCGTCGACCTGCACGCAGGGCCTCCAGAAGAACATCGCGTCCGGCATCACCTACGCCCTGCAGGGCGTCATGCGCGGCGGCGGCACCGCGGCCAGCGCGAACCCGTACGACGGCACCCCGATCATGGGCAAGACCGGAACGACGGACGACTCGCTGCAGAACTGGATGATCACCTCCACCACGAAGGTGGCGCAGGCCACCTGGGTGGGCAACGTGTCCGGGTCCGTCCCGCTGCGGAGCCTCGACTTCAACGGCATCGGCGGCGGCAACGTCAAGTTCTCGATCGCCAAGCCGATCCTGAAGGCGCTCGACTCCTTCTACGGCGGCGACTCCTTCCCGAAGCCGGACAGCTCGGTGCTGTACGGCAGCCAGGTGACCGTGCCCGACGTGAGCGGCAAGACGCCCGACCAGGCGACGTCGCTGCTGCAGGGGCTCGGGCTGACGGTGACCGTCGACCAGACACCGGTCCCCAGCGACCAGCCGGCCGGCACCGTCGCGGGCACGAACCCGTCGTCGGGCTCCACCGTGGACGGCGGATCGAGCATCACCATCCAGATCAGCTCGGGTCAGAACACCTCGACGCCGGGGCCGAGCACCACGCCGACGCCGCAGCCGACCGGTGGCCTCCTCGGTGGAGGAACCGGCGGCGGCAAGGGCGGCGGCGGCGGAGGCAACGGCGGCTAA
- a CDS encoding 3-methyladenine DNA glycosylase: protein MTLPLPAADWRAREAAHAERADALTAGHRARASRGEKHPIEDFLFTYYAYSPSVLRRWHPGAGVELLEAAGDPRASWRWYTAGETHGGLVVDRAAMEREKAPLLTTIERILRSTAARPGAFGCFGLHEWAMVYRQDEHRHDVPLRLGQGGTDAVVEAAELRCTHIDAFRFFTPEAVPRNRFAPTRESQPELEQPGCLHAGMDVYKWAMKLGPLVPGEVLLDAFELARDIRLLDMQASPYDMRPWGAEPVRIETAEGKAEYVRRQRAFAERSNALRQRVLDAWPGGRRVTPALDRVPA from the coding sequence GTGACTCTCCCGCTCCCCGCCGCCGACTGGCGCGCCCGCGAGGCCGCGCACGCTGAGCGCGCCGACGCGCTCACGGCCGGTCACCGCGCCCGGGCCTCCCGCGGCGAGAAGCACCCGATCGAGGACTTCCTCTTCACGTACTACGCCTACTCGCCGTCGGTGCTGCGTCGCTGGCATCCCGGCGCCGGCGTGGAGCTCCTGGAGGCCGCGGGCGACCCGCGCGCGTCCTGGCGCTGGTACACCGCGGGCGAGACGCACGGCGGCCTCGTCGTCGACCGCGCCGCGATGGAGCGCGAGAAGGCGCCGCTGCTCACCACGATCGAGCGCATCCTCCGCTCCACCGCCGCGCGGCCAGGAGCCTTCGGCTGCTTCGGGCTGCACGAGTGGGCGATGGTCTACCGGCAGGACGAGCACCGCCACGACGTCCCGCTGCGGCTCGGCCAGGGCGGCACCGACGCCGTGGTGGAGGCCGCAGAGCTGCGCTGCACGCACATCGACGCGTTCCGTTTCTTCACGCCGGAGGCCGTCCCGCGCAACCGCTTCGCACCGACCCGTGAGTCGCAGCCGGAGCTGGAGCAGCCCGGCTGCCTGCACGCCGGAATGGACGTCTACAAGTGGGCGATGAAGCTCGGCCCGCTCGTCCCCGGCGAGGTCCTGCTCGACGCGTTCGAGCTCGCCCGCGACATCCGGCTGCTCGACATGCAGGCCTCCCCCTACGACATGCGGCCGTGGGGCGCGGAGCCCGTGCGGATCGAGACCGCCGAGGGCAAAGCCGAGTACGTGCGCCGGCAGCGTGCGTTCGCCGAGCGGTCGAACGCACTGCGCCAGCGGGTGCTCGACGCGTGGCCGGGCGGGCGTCGGGTCACGCCCGCCCTGGACCGCGTCCCGGCTTAG
- a CDS encoding glycosyltransferase family 39 protein: protein MGIDWERPLIRKDGADLSVTMLRPAPARSAASLTRPAVLAALFGVLATVLSAIGSGIPSLWGDEATSIMSAQRPLPSLFQMLGHVDAVHGTYYLGLHFWGDLFGFSPFAVRLPSAIVVGLATAAVVLLAARLRDTRTAVIAGLVCAILPRVTYMGEEARSFAFSAAIVAWLTVLLVAALDRERPRAAWFVGYGVLLAVGTYFFLYTILFVVVHAAIVAVCRPPRRTVRGLLIAVGGAVLAVVPLLVLAIGQHNQISYLGAVQQLAPQTLFSGLWFGDSWPLGIAAWALIVLAAAIAIRQRSVTARARGERFLALTESRAPSLVGVALVWLLLPPVILIAVQAVVPDFTARYVSFCAPAAALLIACGVDDILRWRRWAGVIAGVLVLALCVPVYVAERTPYAKNQSDWAEVSAAIGTHARPGDAVVFDESTKPSKRPRLAEHTYPAGFADTTDVALDLPAAKTSSWHDSAYSVRQAAALGRFDGVDRVWLIEYASSPGSVDDYGVADLTALGFHETSTRIATHRELISLYERTP, encoded by the coding sequence ATGGGGATTGACTGGGAACGGCCGCTGATTCGAAAGGACGGTGCCGACCTGTCTGTCACGATGCTGCGGCCGGCCCCCGCCCGGAGTGCCGCGTCCCTCACCCGCCCCGCGGTGCTCGCCGCGCTGTTCGGCGTGCTCGCGACCGTGCTCTCCGCCATCGGCTCCGGCATCCCGTCGCTGTGGGGCGACGAGGCCACCAGCATCATGTCCGCCCAGCGCCCGCTGCCGTCGCTGTTCCAGATGCTCGGCCACGTGGACGCCGTGCACGGCACCTACTATCTCGGCCTGCACTTCTGGGGCGACCTGTTCGGGTTCTCGCCGTTCGCCGTGCGGCTGCCGAGCGCGATCGTGGTCGGGCTCGCCACAGCGGCGGTCGTACTGCTGGCGGCGCGCCTGCGGGACACCCGCACGGCGGTCATCGCCGGCCTGGTCTGCGCGATCCTCCCCCGCGTCACATACATGGGCGAGGAGGCTCGCTCGTTCGCGTTCTCGGCGGCGATCGTCGCGTGGCTGACCGTGCTGCTCGTCGCCGCGCTCGACCGTGAGCGCCCGCGGGCGGCGTGGTTCGTCGGCTACGGCGTGCTGCTCGCGGTCGGGACGTACTTCTTCCTCTACACGATCCTGTTCGTGGTGGTCCACGCCGCGATCGTCGCGGTCTGCCGGCCGCCGCGCCGCACCGTCCGTGGCCTGCTGATCGCGGTCGGCGGGGCGGTGCTGGCCGTCGTGCCGCTCCTCGTCCTCGCGATCGGCCAGCACAACCAGATCTCCTACCTCGGCGCCGTGCAGCAGCTGGCGCCGCAGACCCTGTTCAGCGGGCTGTGGTTCGGCGACTCCTGGCCGCTCGGGATCGCGGCCTGGGCGCTCATCGTCCTGGCCGCTGCGATCGCGATCCGGCAGCGGTCGGTGACGGCGCGCGCTCGCGGGGAGCGGTTCCTCGCCCTCACGGAGTCGCGCGCCCCGTCGCTCGTCGGCGTCGCCCTGGTCTGGCTGCTCCTGCCGCCCGTCATCCTGATCGCCGTGCAGGCGGTCGTGCCCGACTTCACCGCCCGGTACGTGTCGTTCTGCGCGCCGGCGGCGGCGCTCCTGATCGCGTGCGGGGTGGACGACATCCTCCGGTGGCGGCGCTGGGCGGGCGTGATCGCCGGTGTGCTCGTGCTCGCCCTGTGCGTCCCCGTCTACGTGGCGGAGCGCACGCCTTACGCCAAGAATCAGAGCGACTGGGCGGAGGTCTCCGCCGCGATCGGGACGCACGCCCGCCCCGGCGACGCGGTCGTGTTCGACGAGTCGACCAAGCCGTCCAAGCGCCCCCGCCTCGCCGAGCACACCTACCCCGCCGGCTTCGCGGACACGACGGACGTCGCGCTCGACCTCCCGGCCGCCAAGACCAGCTCCTGGCACGACAGCGCGTACAGTGTGCGGCAGGCCGCCGCTCTCGGCCGGTTCGACGGCGTCGACCGGGTCTGGCTGATCGAATACGCCTCCTCCCCCGGCTCGGTCGACGACTACGGCGTCGCCGACCTCACCGCTCTCGGCTTCCACGAGACCTCCACGCGGATCGCGACGCATCGCGAGCTGATCTCGCTGTACGAAAGGACCCCATGA
- a CDS encoding DNA glycosylase AlkZ-like family protein: MAVTLDRDEARRIAVRAQRLDADRAAGLVPLAESLTFLQLDPTAVIAPSADLIAYTRLGAAYRPETLVAALESDRLLYEVKAMDDPVTPPFAMVRPVSDLGLHLDRMSRWPSERLPRAQQWLDANDAFRRDVLALLRDRGPTLSKDIPDTAAVPWESTGWTHNQNVTRLLELLQGRGEVAVAGRIGRQRTWDLGERVYPAGIEVVPEAEAALLRDERRLRSLGIARRALVGEAGEPATVDGSTLEWRVDPAAVGLPFAGRTALLSPFDRLVHDRVRTKEMFGFDYLLEMYKPAAKRRWGYFALPILHGDRLIGKLDAAADRKAGVLRVTAIHEDEPFTPEVRDAVRAEIDALATWLNLTPAYTP; the protein is encoded by the coding sequence ATGGCCGTCACCCTGGACCGCGACGAAGCGCGCCGGATCGCCGTGCGCGCGCAACGCCTGGACGCCGACCGGGCCGCCGGGCTCGTGCCCCTCGCCGAGAGCCTGACCTTCCTCCAGCTCGACCCCACCGCGGTGATCGCCCCGAGCGCCGACCTCATCGCGTACACGCGCCTCGGCGCGGCGTACCGGCCGGAGACCCTGGTGGCGGCGCTGGAGTCCGACCGGCTGCTCTACGAGGTGAAGGCGATGGACGATCCCGTCACGCCGCCGTTCGCGATGGTCCGGCCGGTGTCCGACCTCGGCCTCCACCTCGACCGGATGTCGCGCTGGCCCTCGGAGCGGCTGCCGCGCGCCCAGCAGTGGCTGGACGCCAACGACGCGTTCCGCCGCGATGTGCTCGCGCTGCTGCGCGACCGCGGCCCGACGCTGTCCAAGGACATCCCGGACACCGCCGCCGTGCCGTGGGAGTCGACCGGCTGGACGCACAACCAGAACGTCACCCGCCTGCTCGAACTGCTGCAGGGCCGCGGTGAGGTCGCCGTCGCCGGCCGGATCGGCCGCCAGCGCACCTGGGACCTGGGCGAGCGCGTCTACCCGGCCGGAATCGAAGTGGTGCCGGAAGCGGAGGCCGCCCTGCTGCGCGACGAGCGCAGGCTGCGCTCGCTCGGCATCGCCCGCCGCGCCCTGGTCGGCGAGGCGGGCGAGCCGGCGACCGTCGACGGAAGCACGCTGGAGTGGCGGGTGGACCCGGCCGCCGTCGGCCTCCCGTTCGCCGGCCGCACCGCGCTGCTGTCGCCGTTCGACCGGCTGGTGCACGACCGGGTGCGCACGAAGGAGATGTTCGGGTTCGACTACCTGCTGGAGATGTACAAGCCCGCGGCCAAGCGCCGCTGGGGCTACTTCGCGCTGCCGATCCTGCACGGCGACCGGCTGATCGGCAAGCTCGACGCCGCCGCCGACCGCAAGGCGGGAGTGCTGCGCGTGACCGCAATCCACGAGGACGAGCCGTTCACCCCGGAGGTCCGGGATGCGGTACGCGCCGAGATCGACGCGCTCGCGACGTGGCTGAACCTGACACCTGCCTACACCCCCTGA